A part of Jiangella alba genomic DNA contains:
- a CDS encoding XylR family transcriptional regulator, translating into MSGTRHVALLVETSNAYARGLLVGVKKYVEEHPHWSLYLAEHSRHETDFSWLEGWHGDGVLARIENEGTARFIRRLGLPTVDLSAARLVPELPGVETDDGTIARWAVGHFAERGLRHFAFCGDERFAWSITRSEWFAGHVRQHGATPHEFRMKSSGMRAADRERLATWLTGLPKPVGVLACYDIAGQEVLEACKIAGLAVPDAVAVLGVDNDELIGNLTTPPLSSIEPNTTASGYLAAHLLDLMMHGRSLEAGLRLIEPTRIVARQSSDILAVDDPLVSEALRFIRARSDQNLAVTTVLRHVGLSRRALDYRFAATLGRTVHSEIIRVRLAHVAELLSSTDWTLQQIAERLNFSHSEYMSVVFKKHTGQSPGQYRRTVGGAVARQAFWQE; encoded by the coding sequence ATGTCGGGGACACGGCACGTCGCGCTGCTGGTCGAGACCTCGAACGCCTATGCCCGCGGCCTGCTCGTCGGCGTGAAGAAGTACGTCGAGGAGCACCCGCACTGGTCGCTCTACCTCGCCGAGCACAGCCGGCACGAGACCGACTTCTCCTGGCTGGAGGGCTGGCACGGCGACGGCGTCCTGGCCCGCATCGAGAACGAGGGCACCGCCCGGTTCATCCGGCGACTCGGCCTGCCGACGGTCGACCTCAGCGCGGCCCGCCTGGTCCCGGAACTCCCCGGCGTCGAGACCGACGACGGCACCATCGCCCGCTGGGCGGTCGGGCACTTCGCCGAACGCGGGCTGCGCCACTTCGCCTTCTGCGGCGACGAACGCTTCGCGTGGTCGATCACCCGCAGCGAGTGGTTCGCCGGCCACGTCCGGCAGCACGGCGCGACCCCGCACGAGTTCCGGATGAAGTCGTCGGGCATGCGCGCCGCCGACCGCGAGCGGCTCGCCACCTGGCTCACCGGGCTGCCGAAGCCGGTCGGCGTCCTGGCCTGCTACGACATCGCCGGCCAGGAGGTCCTGGAGGCCTGCAAGATCGCCGGCCTCGCCGTCCCCGACGCCGTCGCCGTCCTCGGTGTCGACAACGACGAGTTGATCGGCAATCTCACCACGCCCCCGTTGTCGAGCATCGAGCCCAACACGACCGCGTCCGGGTATCTTGCGGCGCACCTGCTCGACCTCATGATGCACGGCCGGTCGCTCGAAGCGGGCCTGCGCCTCATCGAGCCGACCCGCATCGTCGCCCGCCAGTCATCCGACATCCTCGCCGTCGACGACCCGCTCGTCTCCGAGGCGCTGCGATTCATCCGGGCCCGATCCGACCAGAACCTCGCCGTCACCACCGTCCTGCGCCACGTCGGCCTGTCTCGTCGCGCCCTCGACTACCGCTTCGCCGCGACCTTGGGTCGCACGGTGCACAGCGAGATCATCAGGGTCCGGCTCGCCCACGTCGCCGAGCTGCTCTCGTCGACGGACTGGACCTTGCAGCAGATCGCCGAACGACTGAACTTCAGCCACTCCGAGTACATGAGCGTCGTCTTCAAGAAGCACACCGGGCAGTCCCCCGGCCAGTACCGCCGCACCGTCGGCGGCGCCGTCGCCCGCCAGGCGTTCTGGCAGGAGTGA
- a CDS encoding alpha/beta hydrolase-fold protein, translated as MTAAAAMTTAAAAPAASAAPPEPLGPQVVRTDQPPTGYAVTFRYEAPEGVESVHVYGDWFYSRPESVTCQDCGDGRAPSQWLPGDIAATPWQILPMERGDDGVWSVTVPLPAGSFRYAFTHDCTSELATGCTLHDDPANPWQIQPQYPGAPGAVRSTVYVPESRKFPTYDTDYQAPPRPHQAGTLETRRYPSPLSTNPAGVHDVVVYLPHDYDPDRPTPYPTLYLSHGGGDHSTAWTMQGVAHHILENAIRDGAAQPMVIVSTDFNGLPGGNQGYVDELRNNVFPFVEQNYNVSTRAEDRAFGGFSAGGSRAYTLMYDHTELFGYHAAWSAGGPQAGQEQIDRMKDVAGGIMIGTGLQDHLGNIAENSQRNAAALKTAGVDVDEFNVPGVHTWHVWRPLLNHYVRDLAFRSTTTDVAATTEPVGRHVRLSAVATVAPVTTSVTAPSGTVDFYAGEQHLGSARVRDGAARFHKPVDAALLDDPVVARYRGDDLFDESSSIPAEAG; from the coding sequence TTGACGGCCGCCGCGGCGATGACGACCGCGGCGGCCGCGCCGGCCGCGTCCGCGGCGCCACCCGAACCGCTCGGGCCGCAGGTCGTCCGCACGGATCAGCCGCCGACCGGATACGCCGTCACCTTCCGGTACGAGGCGCCCGAGGGCGTCGAGTCGGTACACGTCTACGGCGACTGGTTCTACTCTCGACCCGAGAGCGTGACCTGTCAGGACTGCGGCGACGGCCGGGCGCCGTCGCAGTGGTTGCCCGGCGACATCGCGGCCACACCGTGGCAGATCCTGCCGATGGAACGTGGCGACGACGGCGTGTGGTCCGTCACGGTGCCACTACCGGCGGGCAGCTTCCGCTACGCCTTCACGCACGACTGCACCAGCGAGCTGGCCACCGGCTGCACCCTGCACGACGATCCGGCGAACCCGTGGCAGATCCAGCCGCAGTATCCCGGCGCACCGGGAGCCGTGCGCAGCACCGTCTACGTGCCGGAGAGCAGGAAGTTCCCGACCTACGACACCGACTACCAGGCGCCGCCGCGGCCGCACCAGGCGGGCACTCTGGAGACGCGGCGCTACCCGTCGCCGCTGTCCACCAACCCGGCCGGCGTCCACGACGTCGTCGTGTACCTGCCGCACGACTACGACCCGGACCGGCCGACGCCGTACCCGACGCTCTACCTGAGCCACGGCGGCGGCGACCACTCGACCGCATGGACGATGCAGGGCGTCGCCCACCACATCCTGGAGAACGCGATCCGGGACGGCGCCGCTCAACCGATGGTGATCGTGTCGACCGACTTCAACGGACTGCCCGGCGGCAACCAGGGCTACGTCGACGAGCTCAGGAACAACGTCTTCCCGTTCGTCGAGCAGAACTACAACGTCTCCACCAGGGCGGAGGACCGTGCCTTCGGCGGGTTCTCCGCCGGCGGGAGCCGCGCCTACACGCTGATGTACGACCACACGGAGCTGTTCGGCTACCACGCCGCCTGGAGCGCGGGCGGACCGCAGGCCGGCCAGGAGCAGATCGACCGCATGAAGGACGTGGCCGGCGGCATCATGATCGGCACGGGGCTCCAGGACCACCTGGGCAACATCGCCGAGAACTCGCAGCGCAACGCCGCGGCGCTGAAGACGGCCGGCGTGGACGTCGACGAGTTCAACGTTCCGGGAGTCCACACCTGGCACGTCTGGCGGCCACTGCTGAACCACTACGTGCGCGACCTCGCCTTCCGCAGCACCACCACGGACGTCGCGGCCACCACCGAGCCGGTCGGGCGCCACGTGCGCCTCAGCGCCGTCGCCACGGTCGCCCCCGTGACGACGAGCGTCACCGCACCCTCGGGGACGGTGGACTTCTACGCCGGCGAGCAGCACCTCGGCTCCGCCAGGGTCCGCGACGGCGCCGCCCGCTTCCACAAGCCGGTCGACGCGGCCCTGCTCGACGATCCCGTGGTCGCCCGCTACCGGGGCGACGACCTGTTCGACGAGTCGAGCAGCATCCCGGCCGAGGCCGGCTGA
- a CDS encoding Gfo/Idh/MocA family protein, giving the protein MTQRVRVAIAGLGFGSEFIPIYQAHPDAELVAVCQRTESALHETADRFGVPGRYTDIAAMLDDPDIDAVHINTPIPDHAGQTVAALRAGKHVACTVPMATTLEECRSIVDAVRGSGKNYMMMETVVYSREFLHVRELAENGTLGRVQFLRGAHHQEMAGWPGYWEGLPPMHYATHAVSPVLSLAGALAESVVCVGSGRISPELTAMYGSPFAVESALITLRDSPVRAEIARSLFETAREYVESFTVFGELATFEWEQTQGSGHVLHVGEIPKTVEIPDFAHRLPPEIAPFTTRGVYDAENEHLSFVQGSGHGGSHPHLAHEFVRSIVEGRAPAIDEVTAANWTSVGICAHESAMNGGARVAIPDYTA; this is encoded by the coding sequence ATGACGCAGAGAGTACGCGTGGCCATCGCCGGGCTGGGATTCGGATCGGAATTCATCCCGATTTACCAGGCCCACCCGGACGCCGAACTCGTCGCCGTGTGTCAACGCACCGAGTCCGCTCTCCACGAGACCGCCGACCGGTTCGGCGTCCCCGGACGCTACACCGACATCGCCGCGATGCTCGATGACCCGGACATCGACGCGGTGCACATCAACACCCCGATCCCGGACCACGCCGGCCAGACCGTCGCCGCGCTGCGCGCCGGTAAGCACGTCGCCTGCACCGTGCCGATGGCCACCACGCTCGAGGAGTGCCGGTCGATCGTCGACGCGGTCCGGGGATCCGGCAAGAACTACATGATGATGGAGACCGTGGTGTACTCGCGCGAGTTCCTGCACGTCAGAGAGCTCGCCGAGAACGGCACGCTGGGCCGCGTCCAGTTCCTGCGCGGGGCGCACCACCAGGAGATGGCCGGCTGGCCCGGCTACTGGGAGGGACTGCCGCCCATGCACTACGCGACACACGCGGTCAGCCCGGTGCTCTCGCTGGCCGGCGCGCTGGCCGAGAGCGTCGTCTGCGTCGGCTCCGGGCGCATCTCGCCCGAGCTGACGGCGATGTACGGGTCTCCGTTCGCGGTGGAGAGCGCACTCATCACGTTGCGCGACTCGCCGGTCCGTGCGGAGATCGCCCGCTCGTTGTTCGAAACGGCCCGCGAATACGTCGAGAGCTTCACCGTCTTCGGTGAACTCGCGACCTTCGAATGGGAGCAGACCCAGGGCTCCGGTCATGTCCTGCACGTCGGAGAGATTCCGAAGACCGTCGAGATCCCGGATTTCGCTCACCGGCTGCCGCCGGAGATCGCGCCCTTCACGACCCGCGGCGTCTACGACGCCGAGAACGAGCACCTCTCCTTCGTCCAGGGCAGCGGGCACGGAGGTTCGCATCCGCACCTGGCGCACGAGTTCGTCCGCAGCATCGTCGAGGGCCGGGCGCCCGCGATCGACGAGGTCACCGCGGCGAACTGGACGTCCGTCGGCATCTGCGCCCACGAGTCGGCCATGAACGGCGGCGCCCGGGTGGCGATACCCGACTACACCGCCTGA
- a CDS encoding branched-chain amino acid ABC transporter permease encodes MTPALIDADRGAPASRVAQLRRPAVWVAAAVAVAVAAWVLFLADGTPAGAAVDDPGKFLVTILDGVTFAGLLFVAASGFTLIFGLMRTVNMAHGSLFLLAAYVAIRVQEAMVGRSRNLDPSDVGLLDWVVPMLAGAGVAAVLGLLIQQLFLQWNEGQELRQTLLTLAITVVLADQMLREFGGLAQRVVWPGAVTHFLTFGGERYAVTRLLLLGIAVLVGLLLWLWLTRTGVGLIIRAGVDDRQMVRGLGIDIRRVFALTFLVGSFLAGLGGVLGASFAGAAPGTDGSWLLNALVVVIIGGLGSLKGAAAGSLLYGMVVAFSPAYLPSQYTYYAIIMTFGLLALVLAVRPYGLFGRPA; translated from the coding sequence ATGACACCTGCCCTGATCGACGCGGACCGGGGCGCGCCGGCGAGCCGGGTGGCGCAGCTGCGCCGGCCCGCGGTGTGGGTCGCCGCCGCCGTCGCGGTGGCCGTGGCCGCCTGGGTGCTGTTCCTCGCGGACGGCACACCCGCCGGCGCCGCGGTGGACGACCCCGGGAAGTTCCTGGTCACCATCCTGGACGGGGTGACCTTCGCCGGGCTGCTCTTCGTCGCGGCGTCAGGGTTCACGCTCATCTTCGGGCTGATGCGCACCGTGAACATGGCGCACGGCTCGTTGTTCCTGCTGGCCGCCTACGTCGCCATCCGCGTGCAGGAGGCGATGGTCGGGCGCTCACGCAACCTCGACCCGTCCGACGTCGGCCTGCTCGACTGGGTGGTCCCGATGCTGGCCGGCGCCGGGGTCGCCGCCGTGCTCGGCCTGCTGATCCAGCAGCTGTTCCTGCAGTGGAACGAGGGCCAGGAGTTGCGGCAGACGCTGCTGACCCTGGCCATCACGGTGGTGCTCGCCGACCAGATGCTGCGGGAGTTCGGCGGGCTGGCCCAGCGGGTGGTCTGGCCGGGGGCCGTGACCCACTTCCTCACCTTCGGTGGTGAGCGCTACGCGGTCACCCGGCTGCTGCTGCTCGGCATCGCCGTGCTGGTCGGCCTGCTGTTGTGGCTGTGGCTGACCCGCACCGGCGTGGGCCTGATCATCCGTGCGGGCGTGGACGACCGGCAGATGGTGCGCGGCCTGGGGATCGACATCCGCCGGGTGTTCGCGCTCACCTTCCTCGTCGGCTCGTTCCTGGCCGGCCTGGGTGGGGTGCTCGGCGCGTCGTTCGCCGGCGCCGCGCCCGGCACGGACGGCAGCTGGCTGCTGAACGCGCTGGTCGTCGTGATCATCGGCGGGCTCGGCTCGCTCAAGGGAGCCGCGGCCGGCTCGCTGCTGTACGGCATGGTCGTCGCGTTCTCGCCCGCCTACCTGCCGAGTCAGTACACCTACTACGCGATCATCATGACGTTCGGTCTCCTGGCGCTCGTGCTGGCCGTGCGTCCCTACGGGCTGTTCGGGAGGCCGGCATGA